Below is a genomic region from Trichoderma asperellum chromosome 2, complete sequence.
ACACTAAGCAGCCTACGCCAAGTCTGATTAGGAGCTGGCAGACGAtctatcttttcttcttcgacagcgaatgaaaagaaaatcaaacCAGGGCGTTTCCATATTTCCATGCAAGTCAACTCGGCCATTGATAGCAGCCGTAAAACAATAGTCCGTAAAGCCTAAAATAGCAGATACTCAATTGCAAACCATTCCAAAACCTCCCAAATCCAtagattttcttctttctttttcaaacaATTATTAGTGGGTTATACACGGTACGCATTAGGCCAGAATCCGGGCAGGTAGATCTTCCATATCATCCATAATGCTGTCTGAATAAGGCTCTTCTTGAGAAGCAGCGACGCCGTTCTCTTCGTGTGTGGTGTTAACAGACTTGAATTTGCTTGGTGTCTTCGATTTACGAAGTTGTGCTTCATCAAGATTAGACTCCTCGCCTTCATCAACCGTATTAGGCGGCAGAATCGGCTCGCTGTCCTCAATGGGGTCCTGACTAAGAGACACCTTCTTTGATTTCTTCGCCCGTGGCTTCTTCTGTGTAGCCTTCTTCTGTTTTGGGGTGGCACTCGGTGGGGAGAGCGGCGGCTCTCCCATCAACGCAGGATCAATAGTAATCTCAAGCTTGTCATCTTGGTTCTGCTGTCCGTTGTCGCGGTGCTCGTCCTCAGCGCCAGAGTCTTCGACAAACTCTGCACTCTTCACCACAGCAGTCGGCTTGCCACGAGAACGAGTGTATCCAAGCAACTCCTTTTCTcgctcatcgtcatcgtagCCACTGCCAGTTACTTCAGGAAGGCTGCCTGTTCGGTTATACTCGTTGATAATGTACTGAGCGACGTCCAGTACCGATATTGCTTCCCAATCTGGAACAGTCTGCTTCAGGCGATCCCATAGCAGTATTTGGGTGCCACGGCTCCATTGATTGCGAAACTTTTTATCGAGGAGCTTTGCCCAGGGAATTTGGTCGTCCGATAAAACGGAGGCTCCCTGGATGGCCAAAACCAAACGATATTGATCTTCTTCGCGCATGCTCATCATCTGTTGCCGAGCCTGGTCAAGCTGAGAAGAGATATCTTCATCTGAAATCACTACTTCAGGCTTGACATggctttgtttctttgcctCGGgattcttcctctccttctttttcccgGATATGCGATTCTGCATGGATTTCCACTTTGTAATGCATTGCAGGCGACTTCGTGTCcgctccatcttctcgctAATATTTTGCCAGTCGATTAATTCCTCGTAGGATTTGCGCAGTAGAGCAGTTTGGGGGGAATCCCTTCGTAGCTCGTCAATGACCTCCATTGCTTCCTTGACATACTCAGTGAGGCgtgcttcttcatcttcgttcCATACGTCTCTGCGCTGGTTCGAACCGCAAACAATGTAGTTGCGATACCGGTCTCTGACATCTTCGGGATGGCGGTTAATGATGGCAGCGATCTTAGACCAGGCAGTTCCGTTCACATTGATAAGAGCAGAGAGCTCTGCATCCTGTTCTGGCGTCCATTTTCCTCGTGCTACAAAATTATGGAATTTTTTACGAGCGACATTGATAACTTTTTGTCTCTTACGATCAGGACATGCCTCAAAGAGACGATACCAAAGGCGCGCATGGTCACTACCAGCAGTTGTGCCCCCCGGAGCCTGTATCATCTAGATTTCAATTGGAGTAAGCAGCGCATTCTAATCAAGGCAGAGGAAGGAAAGCATTTGAACAAAATAGACATGATAGAATGGTAGCTTTACCTCATTGATTTGAACTTGTGTCAGTCCATACTCGTTTCGGAAGGCTTCAATAGCCCGGTTAATGCCATCAAATTCAGCATCCGTAAATCGCCCTTGTGTATAGCCTTCCAGATTGGTTGCCCTCCTGGCAGGTTTCTCAGATTCCGCGTTTTCAAAATCGTCCTCTGAAGTCTGTTCCGTTGGTTGTCGCGGTTTCTGTGTAGCCCTCTTAGCTCGTGCTCTTGGCTTTGGAGTATTGGCAGAGGGAGACGGCAGTTCTTCAAGGATTCGGCGACTCTTCTTGGCAGGGGTCTCGGTTGATTCTAGAGCTTGTGCAGGCAAGGTgggcttcggcttcttcgTTCTCGCAGATCGCCTTCGCGGTGTTGCGTCTGGTTGTTCCTCTGCTTCGGCAGAATCTTGAGAAGCAGGCTCTATCTTGTTCGCGGCAGTAGCATTTCCACTTTGACTGTTGACGTGTTCTCTCCATGCTTCTCGCGCAAGGTCTTCAACGTCACGGTCATCTCTATGGTTTTCGGTCGTCACCTCTTGGCTCcttgaagcttcttcagGCGCAGGTTCTTGCGCGGAAGTATCAATTGCCATGGGGGCCATGGGAGCAACTTGGGCTCTAGGTACACTATTTTCTCTTGagcgagcttcttctcccgtCTGGCTCCGTCGACGAGCAAGAGCAATGCTAGGCGACATCTGACCATCCTCGGCGGCAACACCCAGGAGTTGGCTGGAAGCATTCTTATCTGAGTATAAAAAGCTAGTGGCAGCATCTCTGGTATCCGGATTTTCAGTCTCGTCTTGTGTCTGCTGAATCGTATTTGTGTCGCCATCCTCAagaccttttcttttcttatgtCGCTTGCCGTCCGCAGATTCAgttgtctttctcttctttttcttttgcgttGATGGAATCGGTGTCAAATCCAATGCATCCATATCTGTGGTTGCATCCTCGACAGTATCAGGCCCCGGTATGGACTCCTCAGAGGCAAGAGTAGCGCGCGGTACATCGAGGTCCGCTTCAGCTGGTTTATCGCCAGCAATTTCGTCAGTTTGTAGTGgggacttcttcttcttcttctttttagttttatCGCGTTTCGTACTTTCGCTAGGCGTAGGAAACACAGGCTCTTCGGTTTTCAAAGATTGAGGCTCTTGCGATAAGAAAGGAAGCTGAGACGCGTTACTGTCAAACATTTCCAGGTCGCCAAAATCAACATCGACGCCAGTATCATCGCCTTCGTGTTCGTAATCGTCGACGTCTCCCATCTCCTCGATGGGCTCGTTATCGATCTCAGCCATTGCGGCAGAGCGCGTGTGGCTTTCCGCCTCTTGGTCGTTATCCTGGGCGGATGGAGACTCCTCGCGTCTTGCTTCGTTAAGCTGCGGCGATGATGTGATTTGCGAGGGAGTCGACTCGGGAGCGCTCGAGCCCATGAAATACCGCAATCTTGAAGCCAATTGGAAATCGGGCCATCTGGCGTTGGCAGGCATCAGTCCAGTAGTGGATGGGGgggagaagacgaagctTCGCCGTGCTATTCTTTATCGACTGGGCTGGCTCAGAAAAATATTATGGGACCTGGATTCTCGAGGGataggtactaggtacttAGCTCAGCCACGATATTTGTGCGTTGTCGGTGAGGTAGCCTAGCATTAGGTACCTGTGAATATGCAGGGAGTTCTAGAGTGAAAGGGGTACTAATTGATAATCCGCGCTTGACCTGCGCAAATTTGTGGGGTGATAATAAATCCAGTGGGTCATACCGTAAACCTACCCTAGAATTACAATTACCCTGGACTTACCCTAAATCCTCTGGGCCGTCAATACGCGCTATTACAAGAGCACAAGAGCGAGCCGACGGTTTTGAAGGATGTGCAAGTCCAGTAATTGTAATTACATATCATGTGGAATTTTATTACTgaattagtagtagtatggACCCTTCGTATTCTTATCATGGCATTCGCAAGATATGTACGTTTCTCAGCCAGTCAACCTCCACCAACATCTCGCGTTTGCTTTCCATATTCCGCAGCTAATGGCCAAGTTGTGTAAAAACTATTCACACTCTATGCCTATCCATCGTTTCATGCTTTGAATGGAATTCGAAATATTAAGAAAGTTTTACAAGACCACTATCTACAAATGCTTTGAATCCCATGTTCAATGTTCTGATAGTACACAATTAATACATAAATGTCAAATATAGTACAATGAAACTGAAAATcgacaaaggaaaatattTCTGCACAGTTCTTCAGCTTTGATCATACCATAAAGGTACGATCAACAACATCTGTTTCGTCTCAAAACTCAAGGAAATCTGTTTGCCGTTGTATGGCTGTCTAGCAAGGAGGAGCAAACTCTATTGCGTATCATCCTACTCCACCATCGCCCCTATAGTTTTCCGCGATATCGTCGAAATACTTGTCCCATTAGCTTGCTCTTATTCGGATCGGCTGTCTTTATACTCTATCCATGAGTTTATAATTGCTGCGTCGCTTGATTAatcatctttttcttctggctGCTTTAGTCGGACCGTGATGCCCTTGCGGCTCGTCTCAATATCGTATTCACCACCAAGGACCAGATCCTTGGCAACCAGCTCTCTAGTACGACCCAAGCTCTCAATATCAGAAATCCTCTGAATTGTATCTTCGAGATGCTTTCGGAACCGAGGTTCACTGCAGATTTCCTTGAATGCGAGATGCATCGGAACGCTACTCGCACGAACGTCCGCCTGGCTAGTAACAGTAAAAAGATTCAAGCTATCGAGATCTCGGATGAAATCCGCTCGAGTCATGAGCTCTTGTGCTAtgtgaaaaggaaaagttgGCAGTAAGTGACCCACAACCGGATCATACGTATTATccatctctgcctctttaTCGACCAGAGCTAGAGCGAGaaccatggcggcggcctaGTAGTAGTTGCAAATCGTTAGCTCAAGATAGATATGTCAAGTTGAGTTTGAATGTAACA
It encodes:
- a CDS encoding uncharacterized protein (EggNog:ENOG41), encoding MPANARWPDFQLASRLRYFMGSSAPESTPSQITSSPQLNEARREESPSAQDNDQEAESHTRSAAMAEIDNEPIEEMGDVDDYEHEGDDTGVDVDFGDLEMFDSNASQLPFLSQEPQSLKTEEPVFPTPSESTKRDKTKKKKKKKSPLQTDEIAGDKPAEADLDVPRATLASEESIPGPDTVEDATTDMDALDLTPIPSTQKKKKRKTTESADGKRHKKRKGLEDGDTNTIQQTQDETENPDTRDAATSFLYSDKNASSQLLGVAAEDGQMSPSIALARRRSQTGEEARSRENSVPRAQVAPMAPMAIDTSAQEPAPEEASRSQEVTTENHRDDRDVEDLAREAWREHVNSQSGNATAANKIEPASQDSAEAEEQPDATPRRRSARTKKPKPTLPAQALESTETPAKKSRRILEELPSPSANTPKPRARAKRATQKPRQPTEQTSEDDFENAESEKPARRATNLEGYTQGRFTDAEFDGINRAIEAFRNEYGLTQVQINEMIQAPGGTTAGSDHARLWYRLFEACPDRKRQKVINVARKKFHNFVARGKWTPEQDAELSALINVNGTAWSKIAAIINRHPEDVRDRYRNYIVCGSNQRRDVWNEDEEARLTEYVKEAMEVIDELRRDSPQTALLRKSYEELIDWQNISEKMERTRSRLQCITKWKSMQNRISGKKKERKNPEAKKQSHVKPEVVISDEDISSQLDQARQQMMSMREEDQYRLVLAIQGASVLSDDQIPWAKLLDKKFRNQWSRGTQILLWDRLKQTVPDWEAISVLDVAQYIINEYNRTGSLPEVTGSGYDDDEREKELLGYTRSRGKPTAVVKSAEFVEDSGAEDEHRDNGQQNQDDKLEITIDPALMGEPPLSPPSATPKQKKATQKKPRAKKSKKVSLSQDPIEDSEPILPPNTVDEGEESNLDEAQLRKSKTPSKFKSVNTTHEENGVAASQEEPYSDSIMDDMEDLPARILA